Proteins found in one Terriglobales bacterium genomic segment:
- a CDS encoding HAD-IB family phosphatase yields the protein MIDRNHNRKRYILASDFDQTLSFNDSGYVLSEMIGIPPTEFERLAGGMAKLNLVQQGGELAYLLLHDPEFRSRVRKEHLYEVGKRVRLKPNIDLLHQFLSREVDGYHFDFYVISAAPVEVIRAALENIIPADHIYGTQFKYSATGEIEAIQQVTAGYGKVAVLDSLQATLKTGPDRIIYVGDGSSDIHVMLHVNRRDGFTIAVSENKFIAPIAKRSILSENAMAIAIPILEEIVGWERTQIREVFEEKGFLIQEWDKVQTDLLTITPAIPTAGAPWATPATTAYRSGN from the coding sequence ATGATCGATAGAAATCACAATCGGAAGCGCTACATTCTCGCCAGCGACTTCGACCAGACGTTGAGCTTCAACGACTCTGGTTACGTGCTAAGCGAAATGATCGGCATCCCTCCGACTGAATTTGAGCGACTGGCAGGAGGCATGGCCAAGCTGAACCTGGTGCAGCAGGGTGGAGAATTAGCTTACCTGCTGTTGCATGATCCTGAATTCAGGTCGCGTGTGCGCAAGGAGCATCTCTACGAAGTCGGAAAGCGAGTGCGGCTAAAGCCGAACATCGATCTGCTTCACCAGTTTCTTTCGCGGGAGGTTGACGGCTATCACTTCGATTTTTACGTGATATCTGCGGCTCCGGTGGAGGTGATCCGTGCGGCCCTGGAAAACATTATTCCCGCGGATCACATCTACGGCACGCAATTCAAATACAGTGCCACGGGAGAGATCGAAGCCATTCAGCAGGTGACGGCGGGTTACGGAAAGGTGGCAGTGCTGGACAGCCTGCAGGCCACGTTGAAGACGGGGCCGGATCGCATCATCTACGTTGGCGATGGCAGTTCCGATATCCACGTGATGTTGCACGTGAACCGGCGAGACGGTTTCACGATCGCAGTTTCGGAGAACAAATTCATCGCTCCGATCGCCAAGCGCTCGATTCTCAGCGAGAACGCGATGGCGATCGCAATTCCGATCCTGGAAGAAATTGTGGGTTGGGAACGCACTCAGATCCGCGAAGTGTTCGAGGAGAAAGGCTTCCTCATCCAGGAATGGGACAAAGTACAAACCGATCTTCTGACGATTACGCCCGCCATTCCAACTGCCGGTGCGCCCTGGGCTACTCCCGCGACGACGGCTTATCGCAGCGGAAACTGA